In Pedobacter sp. WC2423, the following are encoded in one genomic region:
- a CDS encoding Vps62-related protein: protein MKVNILVALCLLACGCKKGVESSNTLKSPSSVAVTVNAVDVSKIKVVVRLHPSENYFPMEPLDFIKKSRFRHERSGSDEGYNKNSNKFVRNNSHNSEYYDIPINVINGYGLENSGRNRRPKDDNKGDYNVFLEPDDNLPGDHDPNAKVSSFLYTPDNIRLQYWLFYGYNYSNVSGLSFSHQGDWESVTLNVLNDSIEGAWLSAHGDDKYYDKSALEINVTDGIQTLYIYSAKGTHALYNHPGKYHILNSDDASAGGYEWLITTKVSNLENQPWKDYAGAWGEVGEQAATTGPLGPWFKKIK, encoded by the coding sequence ATGAAAGTAAATATTTTAGTAGCCCTGTGCTTATTAGCCTGCGGATGCAAAAAAGGTGTGGAATCTTCCAATACTTTAAAGTCTCCATCTTCTGTTGCTGTCACTGTAAACGCGGTTGATGTTTCAAAAATTAAAGTCGTAGTCAGGCTGCATCCTTCAGAGAACTATTTTCCGATGGAACCTCTCGATTTTATAAAAAAATCCCGCTTCAGACATGAAAGATCTGGTTCTGATGAAGGGTATAATAAAAACTCAAATAAATTTGTCAGAAATAATTCTCATAACAGTGAGTATTATGATATTCCCATAAATGTTATTAACGGGTATGGGCTGGAAAACAGTGGCAGAAACAGAAGACCAAAAGATGACAATAAAGGAGATTATAATGTCTTCCTTGAACCGGATGATAATTTACCTGGGGATCATGATCCTAATGCCAAGGTTTCATCTTTTTTGTATACACCTGATAATATAAGATTACAATACTGGTTGTTTTATGGCTACAATTATTCTAATGTTTCGGGTTTAAGTTTTTCTCATCAGGGAGATTGGGAAAGTGTTACGCTGAATGTTTTAAATGACAGCATTGAAGGCGCATGGCTGAGTGCGCATGGTGATGACAAATATTATGATAAAAGTGCACTCGAAATCAACGTAACTGATGGTATTCAGACTTTATATATTTATAGTGCAAAAGGCACTCATGCGCTATACAATCATCCGGGAAAGTATCATATTCTTAATTCAGACGATGCTTCGGCTGGTGGGTATGAATGGTTAATCACTACTAAAGTTTCTAATCTGGAGAACCAGCCCTGGAAGGATTATGCTGGTGCATGGGGTGAAGTAGGGGAGCAGGCAGCTACTACGGGGCCTCTTGGTCCATGGTTCAAAAAAATCAAATAA
- the xseA gene encoding exodeoxyribonuclease VII large subunit — MAAIPAIKLSELTRQIQETINGVFGSKTFWVIADITNYTYKPQSNFHYFELVEKDKSSAKILAKIGGRAWGNASVNIANFEKATGQQFKNDINVLIQVAVQYNPSFGLQLNLLDIDTTFTLGRFEQQRKETLDRLVRDNPSFIRLIAGQYRTRNNELPLNRVLQRIAVISSDTSAGYHDFRHTLENNSFGYHFEIDDYFALVQGEGNAGQFLTKLIQVFGSGKAYDALVIIRGGGAQTDFLIFDNYELNRAIAKFPVPVITGIGHQKNETIADLMAHTSTKTPTKAAEMLIAHNRNFEEAVLSVQQHLVIRTFQMMNQHKELLTRLNQTMINSSKNLLHEKHRDILNLSGMVLTNPKIIISNKRKDLKNLLANFKSFNRMYFANHGRYIGHFESVVRMMSPQNILNKGFAIVKINGQIVSNADAIEAGTELTIALSSAEISTKVLAKTSRNGKEFEL; from the coding sequence TTGGCAGCAATTCCCGCTATAAAATTATCCGAACTTACCCGTCAGATTCAGGAGACAATCAACGGTGTTTTTGGCTCGAAGACATTTTGGGTAATTGCCGATATTACAAATTATACTTATAAGCCTCAAAGTAATTTTCATTATTTTGAACTGGTTGAAAAAGATAAATCCTCTGCAAAAATCCTGGCTAAAATAGGTGGGAGGGCATGGGGAAATGCTTCCGTGAATATTGCTAATTTCGAGAAGGCGACAGGGCAGCAATTTAAAAATGATATCAATGTGCTGATCCAGGTTGCTGTGCAGTATAATCCATCTTTTGGGTTACAGCTGAATCTGCTGGATATTGATACGACTTTTACTTTAGGCCGGTTTGAGCAGCAGCGCAAAGAAACTTTGGACAGGCTGGTAAGGGATAATCCTTCATTTATCCGTTTAATAGCTGGACAATACCGGACCAGAAATAACGAATTGCCTTTAAACAGGGTCTTACAACGTATTGCGGTGATCTCCTCTGATACTTCTGCTGGTTATCATGATTTCAGGCATACCCTGGAGAATAATAGTTTCGGGTATCATTTTGAAATTGATGATTACTTTGCCCTGGTACAGGGTGAAGGTAATGCGGGGCAGTTTTTAACCAAACTTATACAAGTATTTGGTTCGGGTAAGGCGTATGATGCGCTGGTTATTATCAGGGGAGGAGGTGCGCAAACAGATTTTCTTATTTTTGATAATTACGAACTCAATCGCGCGATTGCGAAATTCCCGGTTCCTGTCATCACAGGAATCGGTCACCAGAAAAATGAAACTATTGCCGATTTAATGGCACATACTTCAACAAAAACTCCAACGAAGGCTGCAGAGATGCTGATTGCACATAACAGGAATTTTGAAGAAGCTGTATTATCTGTTCAGCAGCATCTGGTGATCCGGACTTTTCAAATGATGAACCAGCATAAGGAGTTGCTGACCAGGTTAAATCAGACCATGATCAATTCCTCGAAAAATCTGCTGCATGAAAAACACAGGGATATCCTGAATCTTTCGGGTATGGTACTTACCAATCCTAAAATTATTATCTCCAATAAGCGCAAAGACCTGAAAAATCTGCTGGCGAACTTTAAATCCTTTAACCGGATGTATTTCGCGAATCATGGCAGGTATATTGGCCACTTCGAATCTGTCGTGAGAATGATGAGCCCACAGAATATTTTGAACAAAGGATTTGCCATTGTAAAAATAAATGGCCAGATTGTAAGTAATGCCGATGCGATTGAAGCTGGAACGGAGCTTACCATAGCTTTGAGTTCAGCAGAAATCAGTACAAAAGTTTTAGCTAAAACATCCCGCAATGGAAAAGAATTTGAATTATGA
- a CDS encoding lysylphosphatidylglycerol synthase transmembrane domain-containing protein has protein sequence MNSKAYKVIFMALGIVTLGFMIYKLGFHEILGNIEKTGIWFLPIIGSWLVIYGLNALAFRQIIQEPALPESDLPFSTVLRLTITGYAINYVTPFVALGGEPYRIMELKKFMGIHKATSSVLLYGMMHVFSHIVFWVLSILLILAVLPMESTMVIGCVVGFIAGILIILWFLSIYKKGFTVNTFLLLQKLPFVKKFAANFLKEKSESLHEVDDQIRMLYEQRKPRFLMALFYEILARVVTCAEIYFTAVAIGLDMTVSQALIISSASSLFANIIFFFPMQLGVREGGLALALRSVGLPAETGIFIGIIMRIREIVWIIFGFILMRVSKR, from the coding sequence ATGAACAGTAAGGCTTATAAAGTAATTTTCATGGCACTGGGCATTGTTACGCTCGGTTTTATGATTTACAAACTGGGTTTTCATGAAATTCTGGGAAATATAGAAAAAACAGGGATCTGGTTCCTTCCTATTATTGGGAGCTGGCTGGTTATTTACGGGCTGAATGCTTTGGCATTTCGTCAGATTATTCAGGAGCCTGCATTACCTGAAAGTGACCTGCCGTTTTCAACCGTACTCCGGTTAACCATTACAGGGTATGCGATAAACTACGTTACTCCTTTTGTAGCCCTTGGAGGTGAGCCTTACCGGATCATGGAGCTGAAAAAGTTTATGGGAATCCATAAAGCGACTTCTTCTGTATTGTTATATGGAATGATGCACGTGTTTTCACACATCGTTTTCTGGGTGCTTTCGATCTTGCTGATCCTGGCGGTATTGCCAATGGAATCCACCATGGTTATTGGCTGCGTTGTAGGCTTTATTGCAGGTATTTTAATTATTTTATGGTTTTTAAGTATCTATAAAAAGGGTTTCACGGTCAATACTTTTCTGCTCTTGCAGAAGCTCCCTTTTGTTAAGAAATTTGCGGCTAACTTTTTAAAGGAGAAATCGGAATCTCTGCATGAAGTGGATGATCAGATCAGAATGTTATATGAACAGCGGAAGCCACGCTTTTTGATGGCACTTTTCTATGAAATCCTGGCCAGGGTAGTCACCTGCGCAGAAATTTATTTTACGGCTGTTGCCATTGGTTTGGATATGACGGTTTCACAAGCACTGATTATCAGTTCGGCTTCTTCGTTATTTGCAAATATTATTTTCTTCTTTCCTATGCAGCTTGGGGTAAGAGAAGGAGGGCTGGCACTGGCGCTTCGAAGTGTGGGATTACCAGCAGAAACTGGTATTTTTATTGGGATCATCATGAGGATCAGAGAAATAGTGTGGATTATTTTTGGCTTTATTTTAATGAGAGTTTCAAAAAGATAA
- a CDS encoding outer membrane beta-barrel protein, giving the protein MLRWCFSMFLLFFILLTVGTNAQVSKTDSSGVNLKEVNIVRKRQSVIIKKDTVEYDAAYYGVDSSLMVEELLKRLPGMEIGQDGSLKHENKEVYKLRVNGKDFFTGNVKEFIRRLPVGIVSKIQLIEDYGDHAAFTGIRKKSPQKMINIVTKNGINSGKFGTAGVNAGNNSKAGLDVSGNYWLDDQQISSGTNLSYAKNTLGVDNSSSFSTVYNDKLSHQVKITSNYRFDKRGNNSSSSSAIKTVIPSGEILNSIEAKSENKAQQHLVNSSLIYNPGKETEIRISPSLSFSDSYLNIDKVSHQTGIINQDLGSNARSSANSSSYQADFSIDHRFKKEGRSLSLQGSVQRDRGKQDSKTWNTVRDYLFPGGTGRDSVINLLINENSVEKKRTFSLDFREPLSEHSSLQFNFSSELSNLSSDFKTAKINTDQKTVALDSLSNHSLVKINTQLYSLTYNYSGEKIDFVAGVNLNRNLLENQQEKIAEVLSVKVNQVYPAASFNYLFNSRNSIKFTYTGQGTLPAIAQLQLNTDDTDIQNRIVGNPALKPSFNHTNELVFRSQAKNGRSFLLSVNYTIRRNMISLNKTLFTNSSGTTKQQTSYVNLNGAYTIAPNYSYTIPLKLAGFPARVALNGQVNYSNLVTLTEGLINRNKIMTVSQSVSGNIDAQQFNAQVSAMFSNTSNHFATLPEQNLNIRTFQFNLSGAFSFFYQYKATADVLKRINAGYTNIVAGNPLVINLGLERKVFPNNKGTVGLQISDLLNQNNNAVRSFAGNSTIDEKSTIITRYFIVSLHYNLNKFAKR; this is encoded by the coding sequence ATGTTGAGATGGTGTTTTTCGATGTTCCTGCTTTTTTTTATACTGTTAACGGTCGGGACAAATGCCCAGGTTTCTAAAACAGATTCAAGTGGTGTCAATTTAAAGGAAGTCAATATTGTCCGTAAGCGGCAGTCTGTTATAATCAAAAAAGATACTGTTGAATATGATGCTGCGTATTATGGCGTGGATTCCAGCTTGATGGTAGAAGAGCTGCTGAAACGCCTGCCTGGTATGGAAATTGGTCAGGATGGCAGTTTAAAACATGAAAATAAAGAAGTCTATAAATTAAGAGTGAACGGCAAGGACTTTTTTACCGGGAATGTGAAGGAGTTTATCCGCAGGCTTCCTGTGGGAATTGTCTCTAAAATCCAGCTAATTGAAGATTATGGTGATCACGCTGCTTTTACAGGAATCCGGAAGAAGAGTCCGCAGAAGATGATCAATATTGTAACTAAAAATGGGATTAACAGTGGTAAATTCGGTACTGCCGGTGTTAATGCCGGTAATAATTCAAAGGCCGGGCTGGATGTGAGCGGGAACTACTGGCTGGATGATCAGCAGATTTCTTCAGGTACCAATTTAAGCTATGCCAAGAACACGCTTGGGGTAGACAATTCAAGTAGTTTCAGTACAGTATATAATGATAAATTAAGTCATCAAGTTAAAATTACTTCAAATTACAGATTTGATAAAAGAGGCAATAATTCCAGTAGCAGTTCAGCTATAAAAACTGTTATTCCATCGGGTGAAATTCTCAATTCCATTGAGGCTAAATCCGAAAATAAAGCTCAGCAGCACCTGGTTAATTCATCTCTGATTTATAACCCTGGTAAAGAAACAGAGATAAGGATTTCTCCATCTTTATCTTTTTCTGATTCCTATTTAAATATAGATAAAGTAAGTCATCAAACCGGGATAATCAATCAGGATCTGGGTTCAAATGCCCGTTCTTCTGCTAACTCCAGTTCTTATCAGGCTGATTTTTCTATTGATCACCGTTTTAAAAAAGAGGGCCGGTCTTTGTCTTTGCAGGGGTCGGTTCAAAGAGACCGGGGTAAACAGGATAGTAAAACATGGAATACGGTACGAGATTATCTTTTTCCTGGCGGTACGGGAAGAGATTCAGTTATCAATTTATTGATCAATGAAAATTCAGTGGAGAAGAAAAGAACATTTAGTCTGGATTTTCGGGAACCTTTGAGTGAACATAGCAGCTTGCAGTTTAATTTTTCAAGTGAGTTATCAAATCTTAGTTCGGATTTTAAAACCGCGAAAATTAATACTGATCAAAAGACAGTCGCTTTGGATTCACTGAGTAACCATAGCCTGGTGAAGATAAACACTCAGCTTTATAGCTTGACTTATAACTATTCGGGGGAGAAAATAGATTTTGTGGCTGGTGTAAATTTAAACCGGAACCTGCTGGAAAATCAACAGGAAAAAATAGCAGAGGTTCTGTCTGTTAAAGTTAACCAGGTATATCCTGCGGCCAGTTTTAACTATCTATTTAACAGCAGGAATTCGATTAAATTTACTTATACCGGGCAGGGAACGCTCCCTGCTATAGCGCAATTGCAGCTCAATACAGATGATACTGATATTCAAAACAGGATCGTTGGTAATCCAGCTTTAAAACCTTCATTTAATCATACCAATGAGCTTGTTTTTCGAAGTCAGGCTAAAAATGGCCGGTCTTTTCTGTTATCTGTAAATTATACGATCAGAAGGAATATGATCAGTTTAAATAAAACTCTTTTTACAAATTCTTCCGGCACGACCAAACAGCAGACCAGTTATGTTAATTTAAATGGCGCATATACTATTGCTCCAAATTATTCTTATACAATCCCTTTGAAATTAGCGGGTTTTCCGGCGCGTGTAGCTCTCAACGGGCAAGTGAATTATAGTAATTTAGTGACGCTTACAGAAGGGCTGATTAACCGTAATAAAATAATGACAGTTTCTCAATCAGTAAGCGGCAATATAGATGCACAGCAATTCAATGCGCAGGTATCTGCTATGTTCTCTAATACTTCCAATCATTTTGCTACGCTGCCTGAGCAAAACCTGAATATCCGGACATTTCAGTTTAACCTGTCAGGAGCTTTTTCTTTTTTTTATCAGTATAAAGCAACTGCGGATGTATTGAAAAGAATTAATGCTGGTTATACGAATATTGTTGCCGGAAATCCTCTGGTTATTAACCTGGGATTGGAAAGAAAAGTATTCCCAAATAATAAGGGGACAGTTGGTCTGCAGATTTCTGATTTACTAAATCAAAATAATAATGCTGTCAGATCGTTCGCTGGCAATTCGACAATTGATGAAAAATCTACAATCATTACCCGTTATTTTATCGTTTCGTTACATTATAATCTGAATAAATTTGCTAAAAGATAA
- a CDS encoding HAD family hydrolase, which produces MIKGLLFDYGGTIDTNGLHWAVVLKNSYQKFDIQIPKDLFFKAYSFGERSLAIHPIVQPSFTFLQVLRAKIEQQFIFLKENGFDLDQSYIELIASDCNEFARETVQNAKIILEELAANYPLVMVSNFYGNLNAVLEDFGIRHLFAEVVESAVVGVRKPDPAIYGLGVKALGFNPEECLVIGDSFSKDIIPAKEIGCHTVWLNGIGWEDDDHLSASNTNGVVADEEIKDFSAIKKFLVTS; this is translated from the coding sequence ATGATAAAAGGACTCTTATTTGATTACGGCGGGACGATTGATACCAATGGCCTTCATTGGGCAGTAGTATTAAAAAACAGCTATCAGAAATTCGATATACAAATACCAAAAGACTTATTTTTCAAGGCATATTCTTTTGGAGAAAGAAGCCTGGCTATTCATCCGATTGTACAGCCTTCATTTACCTTTTTACAGGTATTACGTGCAAAAATTGAGCAGCAATTCATTTTTTTAAAGGAGAATGGGTTTGATCTTGACCAAAGCTATATTGAACTGATTGCCAGTGATTGTAATGAATTTGCAAGAGAGACTGTTCAAAATGCCAAAATTATTCTGGAAGAACTGGCTGCAAATTATCCTTTAGTTATGGTTTCCAACTTCTATGGAAACCTGAATGCTGTTTTGGAAGATTTTGGGATCAGACATCTTTTTGCTGAAGTAGTTGAATCTGCTGTGGTAGGGGTAAGAAAGCCTGATCCTGCAATTTATGGACTGGGTGTAAAAGCTTTAGGTTTTAATCCGGAGGAATGCCTGGTGATCGGAGATTCTTTTAGTAAGGATATTATCCCGGCTAAAGAGATTGGATGCCATACAGTATGGCTTAACGGCATTGGATGGGAAGATGATGATCACCTGAGTGCGTCTAATACCAATGGTGTAGTTGCTGATGAGGAAATCAAGGACTTTTCGGCAATTAAAAAGTTCCTGGTCACTTCCTGA
- a CDS encoding DUF4833 domain-containing protein, with product MKALSFRLFFLSAAIALSSFATAFSQTQDQSNPSPLKFPVPKGISNQLFYLQRDPNTNTIICELNVDAKGQVNKDEPILVYWIRYDENGEKKELGYVQRKFAYGINAKAIGKDQYELRFVSHKKLPMYLVRSEQDKKYHVYVTVNNKKIQIERIFLRIEGGSFWLPNVKYVEIKGVNTSNNAVITERIKI from the coding sequence ATGAAAGCATTATCGTTCCGTTTGTTTTTTCTGTCAGCAGCAATAGCTTTAAGTAGCTTTGCTACTGCTTTCTCACAAACTCAGGATCAAAGTAACCCCTCGCCGTTGAAATTTCCGGTACCCAAAGGAATCAGCAATCAGCTGTTCTATTTGCAGCGGGATCCGAATACCAATACCATTATCTGTGAATTAAATGTTGATGCTAAAGGACAGGTCAATAAAGATGAACCAATTCTTGTTTACTGGATCCGCTATGATGAAAATGGAGAGAAAAAAGAACTGGGTTACGTTCAGCGTAAATTTGCTTATGGTATAAATGCCAAAGCAATTGGTAAAGATCAGTATGAATTACGTTTTGTTTCTCATAAGAAGCTGCCGATGTATCTGGTTAGATCTGAGCAAGATAAAAAATATCATGTTTATGTGACAGTTAATAATAAGAAAATACAAATAGAACGCATATTTTTGCGGATAGAAGGTGGATCGTTCTGGTTACCTAATGTGAAGTACGTCGAGATCAAAGGTGTAAATACTTCCAATAATGCGGTTATTACTGAACGGATCAAAATTTAA
- the xseB gene encoding exodeoxyribonuclease VII small subunit translates to MEKNLNYEAAYSELTQIAQEIETEAVSVDVLAEKVKRASELIAFCQTKLRSTETEVNKIIKQMENQPL, encoded by the coding sequence ATGGAAAAGAATTTGAATTATGAAGCGGCTTATAGTGAACTGACACAGATTGCCCAGGAAATAGAAACTGAAGCTGTTTCTGTAGATGTACTTGCCGAAAAAGTAAAACGGGCTTCCGAACTGATTGCTTTTTGTCAGACAAAATTGAGGTCTACTGAGACTGAAGTCAACAAAATTATAAAGCAGATGGAAAACCAACCC
- a CDS encoding sterol desaturase family protein, whose translation MKKNFISNSSESIRIFKSGFLERLSKVHFYIPLIVYIPVIAYLCWLALTETTMNFFSFTGWMVLGLFIWTIAEYILHRYIFHFYPKSKIGKRIHFIFHGVHHDYPNDAKRLVMPPSASIPMALILYYLFLYLLPAGTINAFFAGFLIGYLVYDMAHYALHHANFKNPFWKKLKQHHMLHHYSDSTKGYGVSSALWDKVLGSDFDKKVNT comes from the coding sequence ATGAAGAAAAATTTTATTTCGAATTCTTCTGAATCTATCAGAATATTCAAAAGCGGATTTTTAGAGCGTTTGTCAAAAGTTCATTTTTACATACCCCTGATTGTTTATATTCCGGTTATCGCTTATCTCTGCTGGCTTGCTTTGACTGAAACAACTATGAATTTTTTCAGCTTTACCGGATGGATGGTTCTGGGGCTGTTTATCTGGACTATTGCTGAGTATATTCTGCACCGTTATATTTTTCACTTTTATCCTAAATCCAAAATAGGAAAGCGGATACATTTTATTTTTCATGGTGTTCACCATGATTATCCAAATGATGCCAAACGCCTGGTAATGCCGCCCTCTGCCAGTATTCCTATGGCACTGATACTTTATTACTTGTTTTTATATCTGCTGCCTGCGGGAACTATAAATGCCTTTTTTGCAGGCTTCTTAATTGGATACCTGGTTTATGATATGGCGCATTATGCTTTGCACCATGCTAACTTTAAAAATCCTTTCTGGAAGAAATTGAAACAACACCATATGCTGCATCATTATTCTGATTCTACTAAAGGTTATGGGGTAAGCTCGGCCCTTTGGGATAAAGTTTTAGGTTCAGATTTCGATAAAAAGGTGAACACTTAA
- a CDS encoding CDP-alcohol phosphatidyltransferase family protein gives MKEFNLTEEQSKVSFENTLKSNDTEEKIDIYFYRPIGYQIALFCAKLNITPNTVTIISIFFGVGAGIMFYFPDLWLNVIGMGLLIFANSLDSADGQLARITNNKSRLGRILDGFAGDFWFASIHIAICLRLQNEGWPAWIWILGVGAGVAHIFQSAMADYYRNVHLFFIKGVSGSELDNTADLQREYDRDAKQTSLFLRIVAKGYLNYTHLQERCSPYLQKFLAVVKQKYATELPSELITEFRTLNKPLMKYTNIIQFNTRVIFLFLWLFLDETWVYFIFDLVVLNAILIYMVNRQEKISRMFYERLLAKA, from the coding sequence ATGAAAGAATTTAACCTGACTGAGGAACAGTCAAAAGTATCATTTGAAAATACACTGAAATCAAATGATACAGAAGAAAAGATAGATATATATTTTTACCGTCCTATTGGTTATCAGATTGCGCTATTTTGTGCGAAGCTGAATATCACTCCGAATACGGTTACGATAATCAGTATTTTCTTCGGCGTAGGAGCGGGAATTATGTTCTATTTTCCAGACTTATGGCTGAATGTAATCGGAATGGGGTTGTTAATATTTGCGAATTCTCTGGATAGTGCAGATGGACAGCTGGCCAGAATTACGAATAATAAAAGTCGTCTGGGAAGGATTCTCGATGGTTTTGCCGGAGACTTTTGGTTTGCTTCCATACATATTGCTATCTGTTTACGTCTTCAGAATGAAGGCTGGCCTGCATGGATCTGGATCCTGGGCGTTGGTGCAGGGGTTGCTCATATATTCCAGTCGGCTATGGCAGATTATTACCGTAATGTGCATTTATTCTTTATTAAAGGTGTTTCGGGCAGTGAGCTGGATAATACTGCAGATTTACAAAGAGAATACGACAGGGATGCAAAACAAACCAGTTTGTTTTTGCGTATAGTTGCTAAAGGATACCTCAATTATACGCATTTGCAGGAAAGATGTTCACCTTACTTACAGAAATTTCTGGCTGTGGTTAAGCAGAAATATGCAACTGAATTACCTTCAGAATTAATCACTGAGTTTCGTACACTGAATAAGCCACTGATGAAGTATACAAACATTATCCAGTTCAATACCCGGGTAATCTTTTTGTTTCTGTGGTTATTTCTGGACGAAACCTGGGTTTATTTTATATTCGACCTGGTGGTTTTAAATGCGATCTTAATTTACATGGTGAACAGACAGGAAAAAATAAGCCGTATGTTTTACGAACGTCTTTTAGCTAAAGCTTAA
- a CDS encoding NDP-sugar synthase, translated as MLYAIIAAGEGSRLSNEGYIGLKPMVRINGEMLIDRLMRIFINNDAEVIYIIINENSSELAEYLKNYESAVPLKIITKTTESSLHSFHELLEEFKDIEELCLTTTDSVFEKEEFQNYIEDFKANKNDDGLLAVTSFIDDESPLYINFDPNNVIKQITDHATQEKSFVSGGIYCLRKKALDLVPVAINSGLHRMRNFQRLLIQNNLVVRAHSFNKIMDVDHVSDIEKAEHFLSEVER; from the coding sequence ATGTTATATGCAATAATCGCTGCGGGAGAAGGTTCCCGTCTTTCCAATGAAGGCTACATAGGTTTAAAGCCTATGGTCAGAATCAATGGAGAAATGCTGATTGACCGGTTGATGAGAATTTTCATTAATAACGACGCAGAGGTAATCTATATTATAATTAACGAAAATTCTTCTGAATTAGCAGAATATTTAAAGAATTACGAATCAGCCGTACCGCTTAAAATCATTACAAAAACCACGGAGAGTTCTTTGCATAGTTTTCATGAATTATTAGAAGAATTTAAGGATATAGAAGAATTATGTCTGACTACAACTGATTCAGTTTTTGAAAAAGAAGAGTTCCAAAACTATATTGAAGATTTTAAAGCAAACAAAAATGATGATGGACTGTTAGCAGTTACGTCATTCATTGATGACGAGAGTCCATTGTATATCAATTTTGATCCTAACAATGTAATCAAACAAATTACTGACCATGCAACTCAGGAAAAATCATTTGTTTCTGGCGGGATTTATTGCCTGCGTAAGAAAGCACTTGATCTGGTTCCAGTAGCAATTAATAGCGGACTACACCGGATGAGAAATTTTCAGAGACTTTTAATACAAAATAACCTTGTGGTAAGAGCGCATAGTTTTAATAAAATTATGGATGTTGATCATGTTTCAGATATTGAGAAAGCTGAACACTTTTTAAGCGAGGTAGAAAGATAA